The nucleotide window TAAGTGGTTAATTAGGACATGTATTAATTATGATTGCCAATTCTGTTTAAATGAATGTCTCGGTTATAAtccaatttgaaaaacaGATGcccttaattattttttcgtcttctattatcttataattttataacttcGTGATGTAACACCACAACAGCAACAAAAAACATATTCAGCAATATATTAAGGGATGCTACTTTGGGGGCTATCATCACAGTACTCAATAATCACATTTTAGCAGTTCATTCTACCTCCTTTCTGAAACATATTTGATATAATTTATAGACAGCGTGATTAACCATAGACCATTAAAACATTAGACCTACGTGCACATTGTTATTCTTAAACATATATAGTATATGCCAATTGTGCAGAACAACAAAGCAGATTTTAGCTAAAGGTTATGAAAACATGCGCATGGTGAAATGTAGATTAAAATAAcaagttttaaaaatggcgcttttccttcacatctgcaattttaaaatagcaTATTAGATTAGATAATGTtatgtttttccttaaatTAAAATCTATGCGCacaaaacgagaaaaaatgaaacgatCACGTACAATTGAatgaatatttaatattaacgCATTTACGCccgtttttcattttgcatttctctttttcgaaaatggACATTATTTATCTTTCTCCAATTATTTAGACATTTCAACgcgattttttattttcttacaTTCCCCTTTTCCTATTTCAATTGTACCATTTTTCtcactattttgaaaaacatTAGAATCATAATGCACTAATTATTTTTAGgattattttatcatactAATTACATGTGTTGCCttcataaatacatatatatacggCAGGAGTGAGCGTTTAGTTTAAGCCCCCCACTATACACATATAGAACTAGCTATCGTTTTCACACAAAATGAAACGACGCCAAAATAAAAGGCATACGTGTGAAATAGCACATCTTTATCTTTAACTTTATCtttatccttttctttaACTTTATGTTAATGgatcaaatatttttcttttttctatttgtttttttcacatttttgcggcCTATGGGCCtaataaaaagataaatgcattaaaaaaaatacatttgttAACGCAGTTGCTTGTAATTTAGATAAAAGCGCCGCGAATAAAGCATTCTTATGAAAAtgcgtatatttttatgagaaCATGTAGTATTGTGACAATTAAGTGCACATTGCACAATAATAATTCTACTTTGCGTATTGTAGATTccttataaagaaaaaaataaaaacagaaggaacaaaaaaaaacaaaaaaaaagaacaaaacaaaacaaaacagaaaaaaggtattattctttatctataaatttttattcagatatgaacaaaaaaaaacatttttatgatagGTATATTAATTGCATATTGTGCACTTATTCTTTATctgaatattttatcatcaATTTGGGACCacttttctatataattttcatgcACACAGTTGTCAATTTGTAAGAAAAAAGTTcttatacatatttaacatttttgtagatttttttttaacctacCATAATGTTTATTGACGAATAATTCTAGCGGATTCGGCACTTTCTGCTTGATTCCAATATTTCCAAGTAAGTAAttgataatttttccattcattattttctttaacttttgccatttttaaatggTTCCAtgattcttcctcttcttcatttaaatCTTCAATATCTCTTTcttgcattttttctcttaatgcatctaaaaaaaattccaatcCTGCTCGATGTTCCTCATTTTGAGCTTTACGGAAATAATACAATGCATCTACAATATTACACCACCTTATGTGCCTAATTTCAGTTTCAGGTGTTATTTGACTGTTTTTTCCAACGAAGGATTCATACGTTTTTAGCGTAATGGTAAGCCAATCTATATTTTCGTCGTTTTCTAGTTGATTCCACTCATTTCTCAATCTAGTTTCATAGTTGTCATTCTCTAAATGCTCAATGTCACCATCATCATAATTGTTATAATCTATCACGTTAAATATATCTACAACGATTTCAGATAAATTATTATCTGATAGGTTTCGAGAATAATTTGCTTTAAGTGAAACCCTCGAAGATACATCGAACTCGTTGATGCCTAAGctgttatatataaagggATAACAAAAGgagataatgaaaaaaaaattatagttGGAATTTTGTCGTGTTAGGCTCCTCTTTTGAAATACAGATATGCATTTCTTAAACTTATGTtgatacatatatgtacacatatatctATGTATTAACGTGCCCTATATAGTGTCAAATgatttattatgttattacCATAAAAGGTAGGaaattggaaaaaaggacttcaaaattattttgtagaACATTCTATAGATGAttaaatttcaaaaatattcgGAGActgtattttctttaatataaGGGTAAACACAATACTACTGATTGCTGtaattatttgcatataCAACTgattatttgtatatttaacAATACAACATatgtagtaaaaaaattatagaaaaaaaactgttattaaaatttctggaattttttatattatattaatgcATAAAATAACTTCtcttacaaaaaaataaaaataaaatattcttacATAATCTGTATTCTGATACGATTAACAATAATGGTTGTTATTCTATgaggtcttttttttttttttttttttttgcgtggtttgagttgcttctttttaatataaataaaggaTTAACAGAATAATCGAggtattctattttttttttttatactttaacataaaaaaaataaattaatctaaTTATACGTAAAAAGGCAACAAATTGAACAATATTTACTACTGCTTTacaacaaatattttttaaatttattacttCTGAGGCtttcttaaatatataaaaataatgtagcACCGTTTTCATAAAATGCATCAACGTATGTCACAGTTTttagaacaaaattttaaattaattcaaATGATGGTGgttgtaataaaaatgtctACCTTAAGGACGCTAAATTGCAATATTTCGGATTCCATCTTGTTTTTACTCTtcctattttgttttcttttctttttgcgtTGTTCTTATAAAAAGAGAATCACGAatacaaaattatacaaaattttgatattCCATTTAGCAttgttttttcttgtttatttattattcttacTCGCAtctaaatttatattttatggtatttttttttttttattcacgtATCCCAGAGTGCACGAAAAGACGCGATGTATCTTCTTTTCATTATACGAAATAGTAGTGTTgtataaaaaacatataattatatataacgacgtataattaattatataatattacatataatttatagttttttaaagaatgtattttttcttcctttcaaaaaaaattcttttatttagtATAGGttgaataataataaaataatttattatacaaacaaattgtttttctaaatatattttttctcatttatgGTATGCAAAGatttattcaatttttatttaatcgatggagcatttttttttttttttcttaatttaaaaattgataattcgatatatattaaaaattcataatttttaatgaaaaaattaatacttCGAATTCTACAtggtaatatttttaacaggGCGCAACCATGTCCGTTATGctcttttgcattttctttactaacatataaataaatacacctTATTTCGTGCTTTTTggcatagaaaaaattaataattcattttaatcatttacttttatgaaatatggaattatttattttttctaatttttaaagaaatatgAAATACTAAAAAGCAGCGTAAAAGGACAGTAGGTgtattactattattatatatgttttatttttttcattcaattAGTCGCCAATAACTGTGCGTTCTAATTGGTTGAAAAGGTTGTTCTTAATTATTCAACAAATGTTAGGTTAAAGACAAGTCCATAAAACgataattttcataaaagaaattttttataataatatttatctcccatattaatgtatatcgtgttataaatataagcaaggataacttttaaaaacaaaaatggttTTAGAACTAATCTGAAAATCGTTCGACATAATGTTTCATGAAAACAATATACACGAATGTAAAAAAGATATTCATTAATatgattaaataaaaaagaaaataacctTTACTATTTTcttgaaaaacaaaaatatcaattttttttaaacaagaaaaaaaaaaatcattttcatatttatagatttttatatataattacaaattaCGTTTGGACTTTAACTGGAGGAAAAACTTGGCAATTTTTCGTCTTATTACAAACATAATTTTGTGAAACGACGTTTActacaaaaaagaattttatagAAGTAAACGTTGTAGTAAGGTAATTAAGTtaaattaaatgataatCGCTGGttatccttttatttttgccattcCTTTAAGTGTGCATCTAAAAGTTGGCCATGACTTTCCATAATTTTGATTGTTATGGTGAACTTCTACTTCTTCCTGTAAATATGCTGTAATGTATCGATCCAAAATAAGCAGATACAAACTTCGAATCCTTTTTCCAATAATTGTTTcgtatgttttttaatatatttaagaattcttttgttttttcggATAATTATTATGCAATATGTATTTTAAGAGGTTTGCCACCCTATGACATAAATGTAGgaatataacatttatagAGTGTGCCTCCGACGCCAATGAACGTGAAACtaagtgaggaaaaaatatatggtaaaaaacttttcccttttctattacattattattacgCTCTCATTGTGTTATTATTGCTTTTACAAATACCCGATACCGttgcatataaattaaaaacgacTGTCTGCCTATACTTTTGTTATCAAACACCATCAAGGAGcctttattaatatttagcCTGCGAACGGACTGATACTACAAACGTACACAAGCAAGGTGTAAGaaagctgcaaaaaaaaatgatagcagacccccattttaaaaaaatttcaaaataaacataaaaaaatgtgattatATTCCATTTAACAGGCaaacgaaaatgaaattttccttcagtatgataatttattttccacgACAATACTTCTTATCACATGCATtagtaatattatttttacgccAAATGTGTTATGCTcgatatttattttttttatccttcaatatatattattaaaattattaaaatcgtatttttttagttgatataaaaaaaaataaaaaggtgaaagaaaaaaaaaattgtacatttCGCTGAAACAAATCTTTGCTCTATTGGCAAAGGGACTACATCGTACAGGCCAATAAACGGAAATAGACTTGTATGCACTTGTTACAAATGCAAACAATTAAATCTAATTtagaaatttaaataaagttACACAATTCAAATAATTATCATAGTGCTTGTAAATCATTCATGCATAAGCTTGATATATTTTCTCGTTTATTGCAGCAAGCAAAATGACTAAAATTACATCAGCACTACAATCAGAATTGCTTTTACTTACCAAAGTAGCATCATGAATAATCCAGGGGGGTTGATGGCTGCATGTGTTCAATAtctaaaaaagaaaaaaaaaagaaaaaaagaaaaacgcaaaatgatgtaacatttctttttaaatggaATTTTGCTCTTGAAATTTGAATTACTGTTAGGCATCAGAGGGATTCTGTGAATATTATCACAGTATTCTTCAAACTCATTAAATGTAGCTTCTTCAGAACTGTACGAACAAGAAAGTGTgcgtttattatatatacgtacatatatgtgtatatatgcatggaCATAATGACTATGCATTTGTGCTCTCTTTAAAACTTCACAAATGGAATGCTTAGAATTAACTGTGCATTAACAGcatttctcattttattttattttaattgttattctagtttttattttattttatgttattttattttattttctggtTACTCATTTTTGATCATCTTCCTTGAAGCAATTAACAACAGCAGTATCAGCAACGCTCCCGCCGCGGCAAAGTAAGTCTTGTCTGCAAAAAGAATTTTGggtacaaaaatgtttataacaTTCCTAaaattaattcctttttaatttactcAACACCTTTCTCTATTCAGCATCTTTTTCTGCATACCTTTAAAGCCCCCTTTCGTAAAGCACTTGTAGGATGGATCTTcaaattcctttttcatgCAGCTAAGATACTCATAAGAATACACGTCAAAATAGTTCAAACAAAAATCCGATATTGAGcaacataaatttttacttttctctCTAGAACAAGTATTCGATGATATTTTGTCCTCTACAGAGTTACAGTACtctaaagaaatattattgTTGCACTTGCGTACTGAAgacattaatataatatcttCCCTTGTTGCTTTGACATCTCTGTATttgtattcttttatatCTAATTTTCCATTACtcaaattattattactatttaaATGGTGactatttgtatttttcgtAAAAGTATCTTTATTCATATGCTTTCTCCTTTCtgctttatcatttttgatgCTATCCCTGTCATGTCCTTCTGCATCTGTAGTTTGATCAGAATTTGGTTCTTCATTCGGCGTATCATTACTTTTAAAATCATGCTTTTGTAaatccttttcttttcctccatttttattttctaaacTGTTAGTTGTATCATTAGTAGTTCTATCTCCACTTTCTGTTGATTCTAAACTTTCGGTTTTACTTAGCGCAGTTGCATCCTCACTTTGTTTACTGTCAGGGGTAGAGGCCCCGTTCTTTTCCGTGTCATTTTTTGATCTATCATTAGTGCTACCACCAGCGCTGTTCTCACGAATTCTATCCTCACCAACTACAGTCGCTGCATCCTTATTTGCAGAGttatcttccccccctccatcTTTACTTCCTACAGTTTTATCCCTATCCTCAGGAACACCTTTATTAATTTCCCTATCAACTGCATCAGTAGTATCACCCGTAGCAGAGCTGGTACCATCTGAACTATTACTACTATCTTTAGTAGCCTTCGCCATATCATTATCTTGCCCCTTTCCCGTCTCACCTTTACTATTTGAATCAGGATTCGCCATTGATTCCGCAGGTCCATCGCTATCACTATTGTCTTTCGAATGCCTCAAACCATTATAGGGGGTTACCAATGGGTTTTCACCACTCACTACAGGTATAGATGCACTGTTCACAGTATCATCACCTGGGCTATTTGCTTCAACGGTGGACTCAGAAGGTCGACTATTTGATGCGCCTAAGTTTTCCTTTCCAGCTTCGGCAATACCTGTAACGCTTGCAGTGTCGTCACTTCTTTTACTTACAGATTTCTGCGGATCAACATTTTTAGCACTTACACTTTCGGCAATATCACTTCGCTGTACATCGCTTTCTGCAGGTGTCtgatttccattttgaccaTCCCCCGTAACAGCTTTACCTGTGGTAGAACTATCTTGGCCACTGTTAACATTTCCATGCGTAGAATCTCCTGGAACCTTCTCCGCTTTACTACTATCTACAGGCTGACTTATCGGATTTGAATTGGTGGCCTGAGATTTAGCAGCATTGTCCACATTTGTCACAACTTCctgagtattttttttagcctcTTCAACGGAACAAACGCATAACTCAATATATGCACCATCACGTTTGTTAATTTCATTCTCAAAAGCCACCTCGTTAAATTCATCTAACTCCTGTTTTAGTATATCATAAGGAGTTACGATACCTGCCGTCTGAACCTTTTCTGCGTTTTTTACACTTATGAATTTATTTGACAGAACATCccattgatttttttttctggttaTCCATTGATCATATGATTTACACGCATTTTGACATGGTGGTACCTTACATACTTTTTTATCAGTATAATTGATTTTTCcatcacatttttctttcagtTTTTGCACTTCTGTGGGCAATTCTGACACGTAATCCCTTCCCCATTCTCGAATCCATCTATATATCTGCGGTTCTATATTTACCGCAACATTTAATTTACAAATCCATATAAAATTCCCctttaatctttttttaactgaGTACATCATTGCTGTCCAAATTTGTGCTTTAGATTCATTCCACCACTGTTTACGACGCTGTTGGGCCTTTTCATCAGTTCCAAAGATGCTGcgcaaattattttccacTACTTTGGAATATCCGATGCCTTCCATATCCGTTCCCATAATTATATCTCCAAAATCTCCCAAACTCCATCTTATATCCTTGCAAAAGTCTTTGTTATATCTGTAGTTATTCAACTTAAGTAATAAATCGCCCTCTACTGCAGCATCATAAATAAGTTTCcttttcaaatataattttcgAAATGTTATATCCCTATGAAAATTTGTGTCTGTATTATTTACCAAATTCGTAAGTTCCTTCATACATAATTGATATCTTCGATCTGGTATACAAACATCCTTCTTAGTGTTACAGTCCCAATCTCTTTCCCGACGTTTTCTCTTATAATTACAGTTTTTCATTACAgtattttgaagaaaagcATGATTTATAATAGCACTAGAGATCGTTTTCTTATGATCAATATCGTAAGGATTGCCACCATTCGAGGAATTTTTACGAGAATTTCCCTCATGCCCAGTCACAAATTCAAGAACATTATCAAGGGTTCCCGCTGGCTGGCCATTGCTAGATGTCTCATAATCTAACATTACCAAATTGTTTGCACCTTTCCCGTTATCAGTTTTACTATCAGTTTTATGTTCTCcatctttttcctccccagtTTTATCTCCTCCATCTTTTCCCTCCATGTAACTGTTGCCTCCAAAGTTATGCGCCCCGTAAATTGATTCCTTCAAAATGCGgctgcttctttttccattcattTGCGCata belongs to Plasmodium vivax chromosome 6, whole genome shotgun sequence and includes:
- a CDS encoding hypothetical protein, conserved (encoded by transcript PVX_110805A), coding for MYQHKFKKCISVFQKRSLTRQNSNYNFFFIISFCYPFIYNSLGINEFDVSSRVSLKANYSRNLSDNNLSEIVVDIFNVIDYNNYDDGDIEHLENDNYETRLRNEWNQLENDENIDWLTITLKTYESFVGKNSQITPETEIRHIRWCNIVDALYYFRKAQNEEHRAGLEFFLDALREKMQERDIEDLNEEEEESWNHLKMAKVKENNEWKNYQLLTWKYWNQAESAESARIIRQ
- a CDS encoding Duffy receptor precursor (encoded by transcript PVX_110810A) — its product is MKGKNRSLFVLLVLLLLHKVNNVLLERTIETLLECKNEYVKGENGYKLAKGHHCVEEDNLERWLQGTNERRSEENIKYKYGVTELKIKYAQMNGKRSSRILKESIYGAHNFGGNSYMEGKDGGDKTGEEKDGEHKTDSKTDNGKGANNLVMLDYETSSNGQPAGTLDNVLEFVTGHEGNSRKNSSNGGNPYDIDHKKTISSAIINHAFLQNTVMKNCNYKRKRRERDWDCNTKKDVCIPDRRYQLCMKELTNLVNNTDTNFHRDITFRKLYLKRKLIYDAAVEGDLLLKLNNYRYNKDFCKDIRWSLGDFGDIIMGTDMEGIGYSKVVENNLRSIFGTDEKAQQRRKQWWNESKAQIWTAMMYSVKKRLKGNFIWICKLNVAVNIEPQIYRWIREWGRDYVSELPTEVQKLKEKCDGKINYTDKKVCKVPPCQNACKSYDQWITRKKNQWDVLSNKFISVKNAEKVQTAGIVTPYDILKQELDEFNEVAFENEINKRDGAYIELCVCSVEEAKKNTQEVVTNVDNAAKSQATNSNPISQPVDSSKAEKVPGDSTHGNVNSGQDSSTTGKAVTGDGQNGNQTPAESDVQRSDIAESVSAKNVDPQKSVSKRSDDTASVTGIAEAGKENLGASNSRPSESTVEANSPGDDTVNSASIPVVSGENPLVTPYNGLRHSKDNSDSDGPAESMANPDSNSKGETGKGQDNDMAKATKDSSNSSDGTSSATGDTTDAVDREINKGVPEDRDKTVGSKDGGGEDNSANKDAATVVGEDRIRENSAGGSTNDRSKNDTEKNGASTPDSKQSEDATALSKTESLESTESGDRTTNDTTNSLENKNGGKEKDLQKHDFKSNDTPNEEPNSDQTTDAEGHDRDSIKNDKAERRKHMNKDTFTKNTNSHHLNSNNNLSNGKLDIKEYKYRDVKATREDIILMSSVRKCNNNISLEYCNSVEDKISSNTCSREKSKNLCCSISDFCLNYFDVYSYEYLSCMKKEFEDPSYKCFTKGGFKDKTYFAAAGALLILLLLIASRKMIKNDSEEATFNEFEEYCDNIHRIPLMPNNIEHMQPSTPLDYS